The DNA segment GGGTGATGTTTGCGggaagtgaaaaaattattggctcGTATTTTCGGGTTTTGAGGTTCTAATAGCACACAGTTAGACTGAACAATTCATTTATTGaactcattattattattatactgATTATTATTCCGTGTGCGAAGTGGAGTGCCGAATCGATCTGTTGCCAGTGAAGACAAATTAAACCAGCGATGGCAGTGGCAATTTCACATCAGCGGCGCCAAGTCCAGATGGCCGttgttatttaattatcataataAAAGGTAGACAACTATCAATACTTTCATATGACCCCTTCGCTGACCCGAAAACGAGTGTAATTTAACGACAGTTTTGACGCAATTTCGAGAGTAGATTACGATGTATTGAGCTACCAGTGATAAAAGTCGAGATTGAGTGAGGCAATGTACGAACCCATTAAATTTCCGGTGCAGTGTGCCGATCAAATGGCAGAATCGTTAATTGGCGATTGAACGGACAATTTATAGATGTTAATGTGAACACGGGAATTTTAAATGCCGCGTCGAGCTCGGCTGATCAGTTATtggcagttttttttatcactggcTTCATACAGAAGCTGGGGGATACGTTGGGATTGAATTCTTGATTGTAAGACAACTGCGATGTTTTATATCGTTTGTCCTTGAGGAGTATGGCACTAGGGGAATGCTGCCGGATAATACTGACAGTACCATCTCACGTAGTTGTGGGGAGAGTATTTAGATTTTTGAACTGTGGCTGCTAAagcagaaaattttcactgattccgagaattgttcatttttgctgagaaatttcctctccaatgaataaaataattaaaaggaCTTAATTTCCGTTGGTTTCTTTGGAGGTGAATAAGCACCTTAAGCTGGAGGAGGTCCAAGTCCTCTTCAGTAAATTCGacatatgaaaataatttttttaaggcGCATCGGATGATTAGGACggggaaatttgaatttaggAATTCAAATGAAACCGCGAGGATAAGACAGAGACCTGAATTCTCTTGAAAATAAGTCGTATATTTTCCGCCTGTACCGACTGAGGATATACACTAGGccttataaaaatatgaaaatacaaATACAGGTCAcactgaaaaatttgaaattctaaaaaaatttcgcgCTTGTAAAATGGTAGAAAATTTGGCTCTGGTATTCACAATTTAAGTGTCAGATTCGTTCTCATTGGTTACTGAAAACGGGGGACCAATGCAATCGCACGAGTCCCATCTCCTCAGCTATGTAGGCGATTTCAGGGgatttttcggctcctggcagACACTGACATAAACGGGATCGCCGAGTCTGACTACTCCGTTGGGCCCCTTCAGGCCCAAGTGGATTCCCATAACTGGATTGTCTTTGGTAAACTTCCGGATGGCGGGGTCCTGTACTTGCCGATATCTGTAATGAGTAATTTACCAAAAATAACGgattttgaataattcttcGACTGTCCCCTGGGGAAACCGCAAAAAACATGAAACTAAGggccataaaaaattttaaagggTCAATCAAGGGGTCAATGACTTCCTAAACTATTCCTTCATTCatatttcaagttttcatgcctaaaaaaaataatccctgaAGACTAACATCGAACTCGAACTTACTTTCTCAAAGTCTTCAGAGGCTCGGTTTTCGGATGCTTAGCCCCAGTATCCGGATCGATAGTCGTGAAGATGCACCTCGTGCAGGGCTTGACATTTCTAAAAATCACCGATCCAATTTTCACCCAGTCCCAGGTGTCCTCCTCAAGAGGCTCAGCCCCCTTCACAACAAAATTGGGGCGAAACTGTTGAGGTGTCACCGAATCCTCAATTCTCGTATTTAAATCCACTATCGAAGCCTCATTCATCATAGTATAGCTAGTGGCATCCGGATACGCTCCCTAAACAGTAAAAATAGTGACTCAGTAAAAGTTATCCgcgaaaaaatcattgagaaaCTCACAACGTCCGCAATTTCTAGCAACGGGAATCCTTGATGGCACATTCGAATGTCCCGATACGGTCCATCAAGTGGGTAATAGACGAGTCTGAGGCCAGTGTCCTCCTGAAGAAGAAACCGGGACAGCCATCGAGCTATCTCCTCGCCGCAGTCGCATGCTGGTACCGGTTGACCCCAGACAGCTGCTCGGAAGCTTTTCCCAACATTCGACAGATCAACACTGATTGTCATCATACCTGGGGCCCGTAGGGTCAGCACGGAACCGGCAACACTCGGCGTAATCTAGGGTAACAGTTGATGCTGTCAGACAAAATGAAGGAATGACGATGGATCGTGTGGGTGTTACTCTGGTGATGTCAATGAATTGTCACCTGAACCATATTTGGCATTTGCCTTCCAGTCACGAACCTCCCGTCCAGATCAATGACCATGAGAATTCTGTCCCTCAGCCATCCCGACTTCAACCCCAACTGCGTGCACTCCATCGCATTTTCCTTGACAGCACCGAGTGATTTAACCGGAAAGACAAACATGTCACTGAGTTCCCCGACTTTTCGCCAATTCGTGGGTGGCCGTTCCTTCTTATTTCGGGACAACCACCACCAGGCGATGAAGACGGCTGTGCCGATGCCAACAGCCAATGCCGAGGCGTATCCCACTCTCGTTCTGTCTGCGAATTATTTGACAGCGTaatgttttaaattttcaatgggaGAGACTTATAAATGACAGTCAGTGATATTATTGGGAGTCTAA comes from the Diachasmimorpha longicaudata isolate KC_UGA_2023 chromosome 11, iyDiaLong2, whole genome shotgun sequence genome and includes:
- the LOC135167419 gene encoding mitochondrial amidoxime reducing component 2-like; amino-acid sequence: MDRTRVGYASALAVGIGTAVFIAWWWLSRNKKERPPTNWRKVGELSDMFVFPVKSLGAVKENAMECTQLGLKSGWLRDRILMVIDLDGRFVTGRQMPNMVQITPSVAGSVLTLRAPGMMTISVDLSNVGKSFRAAVWGQPVPACDCGEEIARWLSRFLLQEDTGLRLVYYPLDGPYRDIRMCHQGFPLLEIADVGAYPDATSYTMMNEASIVDLNTRIEDSVTPQQFRPNFVVKGAEPLEEDTWDWVKIGSVIFRNVKPCTRCIFTTIDPDTGAKHPKTEPLKTLRKYRQVQDPAIRKFTKDNPVMGIHLGLKGPNGVVRLGDPVYVSVCQEPKNPLKSPT